AAATGCAACAGAGGCTGGAAATggcttcagctcctccaggtGCACCTTATCAGCCTCGAGGAGCAGAGGGGGGTGGGATTCACACACTCATGCAGCTGGTTAGGGTAGTGGCACATCGCAGGGCTAACAGCTCAATGGTAGGTGGCATGCCTGGGGTGAGAAGGCAGCAGGGGCTCCTTGGACACCCATCCTAAGGAGCAGGGTGGACCAGGTGCTCAGGGGTCACCGCTGTACTTGATGAGGTGGCCGCTGAAGGTGATGTAAGTGTCGTACTCGTCGCTGAAGATGGCGTTCTCGCGCTCGCCCTTGTAGAGCCGCACCCAGACCTCATCCTGCTCCCGCAGCTCCAGCATGACGCTCTGGCTCTGCATGATGCTGCGGTCGCTCACCTGGGCATAGAGGATCACCACCTCCACCCCGTTGTGCATGATGTGCAGGTATGTCTCCTTCTGGTTCCAGGTGTGCACATTGAGGCTGAAGTAGTAGATGCCAGGGACGTAGCAGTAGAACTTGCCCGTGAACATGTTGAAGTGGTCATAGAGGTTGACAAACTCCGTGTCAAAGATGAGGGTCTGGTAGTAGTCGTTGCTGTGCAGGGGTTTCTTGCGGCCCACGGAGAAGGCAGCATAGTGGTTCTTGCAGCGTTCCCCTGGGGCACCCACACTGCCCTTCTGTCCTTTAGGCCCCGTGtggcccctgctgccagccaccccTGTCTTGCCAAACTTGCCCTGCATGCCTCGCTCACCACGGTCTCCCTTctcacctgggcaaagcaggaggGACAGCTGTGGTGAGAGATGGTGCATGCCATTTCTAAATCCAGTGCCCTGGAAGCCTCTTTGTCCAACAGAAAGGGTTGGAGAGAGCAGGGACCccaccagcctctgctcacctcccctctgcctgtgATAGGTGCTGGACAACAGGCACCAGCTTCTCACTCCCAGCTTTGTGCTAACCCTGGGGTGATGCTGGCAGACCTGGTAGCATGGGCTGACTGGACTGCAGGTGCAGccacaggcactgccacagtGCAGGGTCCCACTGGCCCTCACCTTTCAGGATGGTCACGTTGATCTGAGGCACGAGCTGGTACGGGGAGTAGGAGAAGCGCTGGTCGGGTGGCTCACAGCAGCGGACGCAGCGGGGCAGTGggggcagctcctgggcacTGCTCGCCTTCTGCTCCCGCATGGCCCTGGGGAGGGCAGAAAGCAAAGCGCAACAGGGAGCTACAGGTGGGGGCCGGGGCCCtttgcagtgccagggctgccccGGCCCCCAGTGTGAAATGCCCTGGCCCCAGGGTCCCCTCACCTGGCAGCATGGTGCTGGGACAGTTCCTCCTCAGGGTCCATCTGCAAACGCTGGTCAGGGCTAGGACTGGTCTGGCTCCCCGCagggatgggcagcagcaggcagtaaaGCAGCATGACACTGAGTGCCCAAGGCCCCTCCATGCTGCCACAGTGTTCTGTGAGATGCCAGGGATAGCTGAGTGGGACAGCAAGGCCTGAGTGTACCAGAGGCTGCAGACATGTCCTGCTGTGCCACCCTGGCTATGCCCTGCACTGTCACCTTGACAGGACCTGGTGCACCAGACAGCTGCATTTGCAGCCCCAAAACACTgttctgccctccccagcacaatcTGCAGTGTGGGCACATCCATCTCTTGCAGCTGCAGGAACCATCTGGACCTAAATAGCTGCTTTTAGCTGGCCTCTGTGCctcagagatgctcaagtgAGTGTCTGGGCAGACACACATTTGagacagcacaagggcagaGAGCTCACCAACACTCTAGGATCTCCCAGAGCCTTGGTATGCACAGAAGAGGGAATTTCCCAGAGGGTCAAgattggagcagagcagcagcctctgactgaggccaagtgctgctgcttctacttAGCCTGACTTCAATTGCCTTCCATGGATACCCAAGAGCTCAGGGTATCAGCTGCAGATACCACGATGCTGTGGTACATCTCTGCCTGTTGTGTGAGACCCCagacctgcccagggagggcgcCTGCATTCCAGACCCAGTGTGTAGAAGGACGTCCgcagctcaggctgcacagAACCCATGCAAGGGGCTCCTGTACCCCAGACCCTGCAAGCCCTTGCTCTGAGGGCTTGCAAGAAGACAAGATCAACTTCACCAGAGATGTGGACGCAGGCTGGCAGCCAGTTGCCATAGGGAGAAAGCTTCCTGGGAGTCCACATCCTGTGTGGGGCCAAATCTAATATTTGCAGTAGCTGGTGGCACCATGGCCCAACCCGGGCAGTTCTGCTGCCCTTCCCGGCCTTATCACAGCCTTATCTGCTTGAGGCATGGGGCTGGGCACGCAGCACTTTACCCTGTGACCCCAAAGGCGCCAAGACAGCCATGACCAAGCATGCatgtggcactgcccagctgcttaacatcccacagcagcagggtcTGAGGTGGGACCAGTCCCATATTGCCATACTGGGATGGGAAGGCTGCTCACTAGGCTCCTGTCTCTGTTGGGTGCCTGGCCAACGGGGCACAGCCTTTGCTTTCTACCCTTCCAACAGCCTCCCCCTTCACTGCATGGCCATGCTCCATGGAGATgtctaaaaggaggctggatgaggcacttagtgccatggtttagttaattagaagggttaggtgataggttggactcgattatcgcagaggtcttttccaacctagttaattctgtgattctgtgatggggTATTCCAGGATCCCAGAGCTCCTGCCTAAAAGGACAAAGTGCCCTACACAGCACTGCCCCCCATACCAGATGTGTGCCAGGCCGTGGGGAAGTGTTTTGGAGCAGAATCCTGGTGGGTTTGTGAACACCTGCTCTCCAAACACTGGTGTCCCCATTCAGTGGTTGCCAGGTTGTTAGCCTTTTCCCCCAGGCACAGGGGCTGGTGGGATCCAGGGACCAGGCAAACATGCTCTGGCAGCGGGTGTGGAGGGCGTTCGAGGCCAGGGTGGATGCCTGGCTCATGAGTCACCTTGGCTGGGGCCAGGAAGGGGCGGAGGGATGGGGAAGGGCTCCAAAGGGCTTTCCCGCTCCCACCCTGCAAAGGGCCTGTCCCCTCACGCACATCCCAAGTGCCTCTCACTTTGTTATCTCTGCCCGTGTCATGCTGGTGCTGCCAGGTGTAGGGAGAGGCAGTGCTGTAGGTACTGCATGCAGGCAGCCTTGTGCTGCGttcttcctgcctgcaccctggcctgcctggcaggcagaggagaagtGAATCAACAGATAGAAGCACGAAGGAGGCCAGTCAGGATCTTGCAAACAGATATCACCCAGGGGACCCTTAGCCCTGCATCTCTTCAGCCTGCTTGGTCTCCAGCTGTGCCTACTACATGCTACGAGTATGGCACGCAGCCTGCTGGGATTTTGGGAAGCCCATGGCTTTCACTCAGCTTTGGTATCATCAAGCCAGACATTCCCCTGAGATGTGCAGCAGGCTCAACCCTGGAGAAAACTCAGCTTGGCAGGGAACTGCTCCacaggaagaaatccttcagCAGGAAATTCCCACCGAGAAAGGCAGCACGTTTCCCAGGCTGTCGCAGGGCTGGAAATGAAGGCGAGCATGCTGTGTGTggggcactcagcagcagcttgttGGGCCCCCAGCATGGgtctcccccagcaccctgtgggCATGCTGAGTGGGAGGTGCCTGCTACGCACGGGCATACACAGTCCTGCTGAGGGAACGCTGTTTGTCCTGACAGTGTTGGGCGTTCTCCAGGAGTACTTTGGAGATTTAAACTCAGTGGCTGCTAAAGCCTTGGGGCTGCAAGTCAAAACATCCTGAAATACATTCCAGAAGGTGATAAAGACCAGGATGAAACAAGGGCAAACCCTGGGGAAGGATAAGGGAGCTCAGGGTGGCAGGACCTGTGTACCTGCCTTGTCCTACCCACTCAGGGTGGTGGATACAACCCGCCCTGAGTCAAAGCAACCAAAGCAAAGGTGCCTCTAGGGTCGTGCTGGTGGGATGGCTGCTTCTATCTTGTGCTGGAATGGTTCCGAGCCATTTGCGCCACCAGAATGGTGCAGCTCCAGATGTTGACTGGGTGGGAGCTGCATGGGGCTGCTGTGGTGAAGTGGTCACAGCCCTTCAGCTCCCACTGCACCAACAAGATACTGTGCTGGGGACCCCAGCAGCCACCATGTCCCCAGGGAAGCCCAGCTCTGGGTCTCTGTGTTCATGGGTCCTGGCTTTTTTGGGCACATGATTAGtgcaaggctggaaaagccacAGTGCAGGATTCCAGCTGTAACCCTGTCAGTACTGTCCACTTGCAGCTGTTGTGCATCTGGCTGTGTCCTTGGAGGACTGTCAAACTCAGCTCTGTGGTCCCACCACCCCCCTTGCAAGCAGGATAGGATCCTCGCTCAGCTGAGGCAGGGATTTTGCTGGATGTGCCTATGCAGCAGGGAACCAGATAAGGCAGAGCTGATCCTAGCTGAGTCCACACCGATACCACAGTGCCCATGGCCAAACAGCACCCACCCTTGGGTACACAacgaggtgcagctctggagtgctggtGCCCAGGCCTACAGGGTTCCCCCAAAACTGCCCCTCACCTACCTCTGGGGCACGGCTGCTCCCTCCTGGTGCTGCCGTTTCTTCCCTAGAGCATCCCCCCCGTGCTGTGTCGCCCTACCAGCCCCGGGTGCAGGGGGGAGCTTGCCCGCCGTGATCTGCTGCTCCCGCGGCCTCTCCTCCTTCGCCCGGGCGGAAATGCACTTTATAGAGAGCGAAGGAGGCAGCGGCGGAGCAGGACGAGGCGCAGCCCTCCCACCCTCGCACTGCCAGATGTGAGCCCAGCGGCGCGGGCGGCTGCCGTTAACCATGTGAGCTCCCAGTGCCTGCCAGCGCCGGGCCCGTGGCCACGGCTGCCGCTGGCCCGAGGTCATAGAACGGGAGCAGCACATGGTGGGAGCTTCACGAGAGTCGGCTCGGGGGGCTgggactccagcagctgcagccatgctTCACAGCACGACCCTGCCCCACGCTAGGAAAGCCGCCAGCTGTTTCCCAGCTGCACGGACACTGAGCTTGCTCAACTTCAACTGGGAATGACTGGCCACGGTTTTTCCgcaggtggctgctggcagccacacCCGCCGAGCCTGACCTGTCCCTGCACCCTATGTGGCCAGGGGACAAGGGGTACATCCAGGCCACCGTTGGCTCGGGAGATAGGACCCCGCCTCATGCTAGGGGAGCCACCGGTCGTTCCCCAGCCTCAGATGAACCGGAGCCTGGCCAGCCCCTACAGGGAGCGACCATTGCTGGGCGCCAACCTCCCGTGCGCGCAGGGTTCTCTCTCCTGGTCGAGGCGGGCCCGAGCCAGCCCGGGTGCGGACAAGGGGCGGAATGGAACTGCAGTTCCCAGGAGCCCCCTTGGAGCTGCGGACGGGGCGGCAGCGGCGGTGGTGCg
This is a stretch of genomic DNA from Pogoniulus pusillus isolate bPogPus1 chromosome 11, bPogPus1.pri, whole genome shotgun sequence. It encodes these proteins:
- the C1QTNF1 gene encoding complement C1q tumor necrosis factor-related protein 1 isoform X2, whose translation is MREQKASSAQELPPLPRCVRCCEPPDQRFSYSPYQLVPQINVTILKGEKGDRGERGMQGKFGKTGVAGSRGHTGPKGQKGSVGAPGERCKNHYAAFSVGRKKPLHSNDYYQTLIFDTEFVNLYDHFNMFTGKFYCYVPGIYYFSLNVHTWNQKETYLHIMHNGVEVVILYAQVSDRSIMQSQSVMLELREQDEVWVRLYKGERENAIFSDEYDTYITFSGHLIKYSGDP
- the C1QTNF1 gene encoding complement C1q tumor necrosis factor-related protein 1 isoform X1 gives rise to the protein MEGPWALSVMLLYCLLLPIPAGSQTSPSPDQRLQMDPEEELSQHHAARAMREQKASSAQELPPLPRCVRCCEPPDQRFSYSPYQLVPQINVTILKGEKGDRGERGMQGKFGKTGVAGSRGHTGPKGQKGSVGAPGERCKNHYAAFSVGRKKPLHSNDYYQTLIFDTEFVNLYDHFNMFTGKFYCYVPGIYYFSLNVHTWNQKETYLHIMHNGVEVVILYAQVSDRSIMQSQSVMLELREQDEVWVRLYKGERENAIFSDEYDTYITFSGHLIKYSGDP